A stretch of the Desulfobacter sp. genome encodes the following:
- a CDS encoding RNA polymerase factor sigma-32, with product MKKTADQNNSKKNKRLTKKDFLVPAKSRTTNTKALVKSDPIQSYLNEINRYKLLTRDQEVELGKRIQEEGDQEAAYIMTTSNLRLVVKIALEFQRIWMQNLLDLIQEGNIGLVQAVKKFNPYKNVKFSYYASFWIKAYILKFIMDNWRMVKIGTTQGQRKLFFRLKKEKARLIEQGFDPKPKLLSERLGVSEKEVVEMDQRLANWDLSLDEPLKNDSNTERIEFINVETDSSEDRVAKKEIEDILHAKVAEFKKTLNERELDIFDRRIFSDSPQTLQEIGEIYSISRERVRQIENNILKKMKAYFKKDMPDFDMYDHTQ from the coding sequence ATGAAAAAAACAGCTGACCAGAACAACTCCAAGAAAAATAAGCGACTGACCAAAAAAGATTTCCTGGTGCCTGCCAAATCAAGGACAACCAATACAAAGGCCCTGGTGAAATCCGATCCCATTCAAAGCTACCTCAATGAGATCAACCGGTACAAGCTTTTGACCCGGGATCAGGAAGTGGAACTGGGCAAACGGATCCAGGAAGAAGGGGACCAGGAAGCCGCCTATATCATGACCACCTCCAACCTGCGGCTGGTGGTGAAAATTGCCCTGGAATTTCAGCGGATCTGGATGCAGAACCTTCTGGACCTTATCCAGGAGGGCAATATCGGCCTTGTCCAGGCGGTTAAAAAATTCAACCCCTATAAGAATGTCAAATTTTCCTATTATGCCTCGTTCTGGATCAAGGCCTATATATTAAAGTTTATCATGGACAATTGGCGGATGGTGAAAATCGGCACCACCCAGGGCCAGAGAAAATTATTCTTCAGGCTGAAAAAAGAAAAGGCAAGGCTGATTGAACAGGGATTTGATCCCAAGCCAAAGCTTTTATCCGAGCGGCTGGGCGTCTCTGAAAAAGAGGTGGTGGAAATGGACCAGCGCCTGGCCAACTGGGATCTGTCTTTGGACGAACCTCTGAAAAATGATTCCAATACCGAGCGAATTGAATTTATCAATGTGGAAACCGACTCCTCCGAGGACCGGGTGGCCAAAAAAGAAATCGAAGATATTCTACATGCCAAGGTGGCTGAATTCAAAAAGACCCTGAATGAAAGGGAGTTGGATATTTTTGACAGGAGAATCTTTTCCGATTCACCCCAGACCCTTCAGGAAATCGGAGAAATTTACTCTATCTCCAGAGAGCGGGTCAGACAGATTGAAAATAATATTCTTAAAAAAATGAAGGCCTATTTTAAAAAAGACATGCCGGATTTTGACATGTACGATCATACCCAATAA